One Cucumis sativus cultivar 9930 chromosome 1, Cucumber_9930_V3, whole genome shotgun sequence DNA segment encodes these proteins:
- the LOC101216553 gene encoding uncharacterized protein LOC101216553 isoform X2 codes for MNGGSGTAELCYLRKHRSSSKFSLQSWVGGFSGKNSSDSMCRTNLVNKNPQNDRSNSKSHPPTGGSYAVYTQSNTENCVATSIGDDEGSHSPDKCMVRQDTEFPKSSVLHIADSNAGNEECEKVSHRDMPGVVQKIKWGDLEDDSLVLNNSANGVEIKFGNIGEVDLGVSEKNEVKHDLASLVSSSVDTQVSTLVAASVRDEEASDQTLLSTNEINSCQVSHQDINREFIEDLKVISNSEATVCSVIDGSNFKDTRNENTKPVDNHSSNFDFLFCEEAGTEAKVQKAIKVHEVENPVLHEAAGEPEISSLSLPVQNAESVSTKTSGHENSGGCSDSVEETQIEQGSGTHNVQVVSAPSEGATGESKERFRQRLWCFLFENLNRAVDELYLLCELECDLEQMKEAILVLEEAASDFKELNTRVEEFEEVKKLSSQSIDGMPITMKSDHCRPHALSWEVRRMTNSPHKAEILSSSLEAFKKIRQERANMLEASKKLPGNECLSPQCMDQMKKTSTINCVVHDAPDSASKAAGNKGVDLTPGSLSGKEKNTESLGSDKVNVAQNIRSRPQNSSSINSSKPPLAVKFKREQLESDVERLVSRRERALAEGTCEKTQKPVEHSKRQATVSEKDKEKEKRNMGARKSMDAWKEKRNWEDILSSSIRISSRVSHLPGMSKKSAERVRVLHDKLMSPDKKKKTSLDVKREAEEKHARAMKIRCELENERVQKLQRTSEKLNRVNEWQAVRTMKLREGMYARHQRSESRHEAFLAQVVKRAGDESSKVNEVRFITSLNEENKKIMLRQKLHGSELRRAEKLQVMKIKQKEDMAREEAVLERKKLIEAEKLQRLAETQRKKEEAHVRREEERKASSAAREARAMEQLRRKEERARAQQEEAELMAQKLAERLSESEQRRKFYLEQIRERASMDFRDQSSPLLRRYMHKDGPSRSATNNNVDEQGPSSSDLGSGLAMGKTTLQQHMKRRIKRIRQRLMALKYEFVETTNGAENVSIGYRTSIGTARAKIGRWLQELQKLRQARKEGAASLGLIIAEMIKYLDGRELELQASRQAGLLDFIASALPASHTSKPEACQVMIHLLKLLRVVLSASANRSYFLAQNLLPPIIPMLSTALENYIKIAASINAPGNGVQSSRTSIENFESSSEVLDGSLWTITTIIGHINPEGPQLQMWDGLLELLVAYQVIQRLRDLFALYDRPQVEGSPFPSSILLSIRLLVVLTSRPGTDSTINCVLPFSENLTGVESGIAISTMSRDFPRTGFTEDGIPLESGLNGGKILQNPKMTVDQLDESCEQKIKTGMIPIDGGQREPQTDCFIEANGVNLIQIDIQDEPQDGEIVLKPYVSQGDQKQHVDVVSDEGIKNVTKMKPPIAYLLSAISDTGIVGLLSLLTAVLLQANNRLSSEQPCRLKAMVSSCSCCLILFLASYILPSNFEDVATGVLKVLNNLAFLDLKFMQRVLARPDLKMEFFHLMSFLLSHCSSKWAAPSDPIGLLLLESLSILGHFALFHPGNQEVLRWGKSPTILHKVCDLPFVFFSDPELMPVLASTLVAACYGCEQNKSVVQQELSIDMLLSLLRSCKNNLLVPALPSTSTQENEESNESNPNGFESRKPQTDGIIRATRNVSRITRTSLGRPGGVSSGNSNRNNKTRNQRDNRSAKASDEITLKHNQPAMEVASVMLHYRFPSSFLDRAEQFFSADISTAVDG; via the exons ATGAACGGCGGTTCCGGCACGGCGGAGCTCTGCTACTTACGA AAGCACAGGAGCAGTTCTAAGTTTTCCCTACAGAGTTGGGTTGGAGGATTTTCGGGAAAAAATTCGTCTGATTCTATGTGCAGGACAAATCTTGTGAATAAAAATCCCCAAAATGACAGGTCAAACTCAAAGTCTCATCCTCCAACAGGAGGAAGCTATGCAGTATATACCCAAAGTAATACTGAGAATTGTGTTGCTACATCAATTGGAGATGATGAAGGTTCACATTCCCCTGATAAATGTATGGTCAGACAAGACACTGAATTCCCCAAGTCATCTGTTTTGCACATTGCAGATTCTAATGCTGGAAATGAAGAATGTGAGAAAGTCTCCCATAGGGATATGCCTGGAGTGGtccaaaaaatcaaatgggGTGATCTAGAGGATGATAGTTTGGTATTGAATAACAGTGCTAATGGAGTTGAAATAAAGTTTGGTAATATTGGAGAGGTTGATCTAGGTGTCTCTGAAAAAAATGAGGTTAAGCATGACTTGGCTTCACTCGTATCTTCATCCGTAGATACCCAAGTGAGCACATTGGTGGCAGCATCAGTCAGAGACGAGGAGGCCTCTGATCAGACTCTTTTGTCAACTAATGAGATCAATTCATGCCAAGTTAGCCATCAAGATATTAATAGGGAATTTATAGAAGATTTGAAAGTAATAAGTAATAGTGAAGCAACAGTCTGTTCTGTTATTGATGGTTCAAATTTCAAGGATACGAGAAATGAAAACACCAAACCTGTAGATAATCACagttcaaattttgattttctcttttgtgaAGAAGCTGGAACTGAGGCAAAAGTCCAGAAGGCTATCAAGGTACATGAGGTCGAAAATCCAGTGCTCCATGAAGCAGCTGGTGAGCCTGAGATTTCTAGCTTGTCATTGCCTGTTCAGAATGCTGAGTCAGTTTCAACTAAAACTAGTGGACATGAAAATTCAGGGGGTTGCTCTGATTCGGTTGAAGAAACTCAAATTGAACAAGGGAGTGGAACTCATAATGTGCAAGTTGTGAGTGCCCCCAGTGAAGGTGCGACAGGTGAGAGTAAAGAAAGGTTTAGGCAGCGGCTCTGGTGCTTCCTTTTTGAGAATCTTAATCGAGCTGTAGATGAACTTTATCTCCTTTGTGAACTGGAATGTGACTTGGAACAGATGAAAGAAGCCATTCTTGTTCTTGAAGAGGCTGCATCTGACTTTAAAGAGCTAAATACTAGGGTGGAGGAGTTTGAAGAGGTAAAGAAGTTGTCTTCTCAGTCTATTGATGGGATGCCAATCACTATGAAGAGTGACCATTGTAGGCCACATGCTCTCTCTTGGGAG GTTCGGCGGATGACAAATTCTCCTCATAAAGCAGAGATTTTATCGTCATCACTTGAGGCATTTAAGAAAATTCGGCAAGAGAGAGCCAACATGCTTGAAGCAAGCAAAAAACTTCCCGGGAATGAGTGTCTAAGTCCTCAGTGTATggatcaaatgaagaaaacttcTACAATAAATTGTGTAGTGCATGATGCTCCAGATTCAGCATCAAAAGCGGCAGGAAATAAAGGTGTAGATCTCACTCCTGGGAGCCTtagtggaaaagaaaagaatactGAGTCTCTTGGTTCTGATAAGGTTAATGTTGCGCAAAATATACGTTCACGACCACAGAATTCCTCTTCTATAAATTCATCAAAGCCACCTCTAGCTGTAAAATTTAAGCGAGAGCAACTTGAATCTGATGTAGAAAGGTTAGTTTCTAGAAGAGAAAGGGCTCTAGCAGAAGGCACATGTGAGAAAACTCAGAAACCTGTAGAACATTCCAAAAGACAAGCAACTGTTTCTGAAAAAGacaaggaaaaagagaagaggaaTATGGGTGCTCGAAAATCCATGGATGcatggaaagaaaagaggaactGGGAAGACATACTTTCATCATCCATACGTATTAGTTCTCGAGTTTCACATTTGCCAGGCATGAGCAAGAAAAGTGCTGAGCGTGTACGAGTGCTGCATGATAAACTAATGTCCCcagacaagaagaagaaaacttctTTAGATGTAAAAAGGGAGGCAGAAGAAAAGCATGCTCGTGCAATGAAAATTAGATGTGAACTAGAGAATGAAAGGGTTCAGAAACTGCAGCGTACTTCAGAGAAATTAAATCGTGTTAATGAATGGCAGGCTGTTCGCACTATGAAATTAAGGGAGGGAATGTATGCTCGCCACCAGCGCAGTGAATCTCGACATGAAGCTTTCCTAGCTCAAGTTGTGAAGAGAGCTGGTGATGAAAGTAGTAAGGTGAATGAGGTTCGTTTCATCACCTccttaaatgaagaaaataaaaagattatgCTGCGGCAGAAGCTTCATGGTTCTGAGTTGAGGAGAGCTGAAAAGCTTCAggtaatgaaaattaaacaaaaggaAGACATGGCTAGAGAAGAAGCAGTGTTAGAACGGAAGAAATTGATCGAAGCTGAAAAATTGCAGCGCCTTGCTGAAACACagaggaaaaaggaagagGCTCATGTTCGAAGGGAAGAAGAGCGGAAAGCATCTAGTGCAGCGAGGGAGGCGAGGGCCATGGAACAGCTACgaaggaaagaggaaagagCAAGAGCCCAACAAGAAGAAGCTGAACTCATGGCCCAGAAATTGGCTGAGCGACTTAGTGAAAGTGAACAGCGACGAAAGTTTTATTTGGAGCAAATACGGGAGAGGGCTTCTATGGATTTTAGGGACCAATCTTCACCCTTGCTGCGACGATATATGCATAAGGATGGTCCAAGTAGATCGGCAACTAATAACAATGTTGATGAGCAGGGGCCCAGTAGCTCTGACTTGGGTTCTGGTCTTGCAATGGGTAAGACAACATTGCAACAACACATGAAACGAAGGATCAAAAGAATTCGACAGAGGCTTATGGCTCTGAAGTACGAATTTGTTGAGACCACTAATGGAGCTGAAAATGTTAGCATTGGATATAGAACATCCATTGGAACTGCGAGGGCAAAAATAGGTAGGTGGCTTCAAGAACTTCAGAAACTTCGCCAAGCAAGAAAAGAAGGAGCTGCAAGTTTGGGGCTGATAATTGCTGAAATGATCAAG taCTTGGATGGCAGGGAACTTGAGCTGCAAGCTTCTCGTCAAGCTGGCTTACTTGATTTTATTGCTTCTGCCCTTCCTGCTTCTCACACATCTAAACCAGAAGCCTGTCAAGTGATGATACACCTATTAAAATTGCTTAGGGTAGTATTATCTGCATCAGCAAACAGAAGTTACTTTCTTGCACAGAATCTCTTGCCACCAATCATCCCAATGCTATCAACAGCCCTTGAGAACTACATTAAGATTGCAGCTTCTATTAATGCCCCTGGTAATGGGGTTCAATCAAGTAGAACGtctattgaaaattttgagtcGAGCTCTGAAGTACTGGATGGGTCTTTGTGGACTATCACAACGATAATTGGTCATATAAACCCAGAAGGGCCACAACTCCAAATGTGGGATGGTTTGCTAGAACTATTGGTTGCCTACCAGGTTATTCAACGGCTTCGGGATCTTTTTGCACTTTATGACAGACCTCAGGTGGAAGGGTCTCCATTTCCTTCTTCGATTCTTTTAAGTATACGTCTTTTGGTGGTTTTAACATCAAGACCTGGAACTGATAGTACCATTAATTGTGTATTACCATTTAGTGAAAATTTGACGGGGGTTGAAAGTGGAATTGCTATTTCTACCATGTCTAGAGATTTTCCTAGAACAGGTTTCACTGAGGATGGTATACCTTTAGAATCTGGGTTAAATGGGGGTAAAATcttacaaaatccaaaaatgaCCGTAGATCAACTGGATGAGTCATGTGAGCAGAAGATAAAGACTGGGATGATACCCATTGATGGTGGTCAGAGGGAGCCGCAGACTGATTGCTTTATTGAGGCAAATGGTGTTAATCTTATCCAGATCGATATTCAGGATGAACCACAAGATGGTGAAATTGTCTTGAAACCTTATGTATCCCAAGGGGATCAAAAACAACATGTGGATGTTGTATCTGACGAAGGGATAAAAAATGTTACGAAGATGAAACCACCAATAGCGTATCTATTATCTGCTATATCTGATACTGGAATTGTTGGTCTCCTGTCTTTACTAACAGCTGTATTGTTGCAAGCAAACAATAGATTATCATCCGAACAG CCATGCAGACTGAAAGCCATGGTTTCTTCATGCTCATGTTGCCTCATTCTCTTTTTG GCCTCATATATCCTTCCGTCTAACTTTGAAGATGTTGCTACTGGTGTGCTGAAGGTGTTAAATAATCTAGCCTTCTTGGATCTTAAATTTATGCAGCGAGTGCTA GCTAGACCAGACCTGAAAATGGAGTTTTTCCATTTAATGAGTTTCCTTCTCTCGCACTGCTCAAGCAAGTGGGCAGCTCCCAGCGATCCG ATAGGTCTTCTGCTTCTCGAATCTCTATCGATTCTTGGGCATTTTGCTTTGTTCCATCCTGGGAATCAAGAAGTCCTTCGCTGGGGAAAGAGTCCAACCATACTCCACAAG GTGTGCGACTTGCCGTTTGTGTTCTTCAGCGACCCTGAATTGATGCCAGTGTTGGCTAGTACCTTGGTTGCTGCCTGTTATGGGTGTGAACAAAATAAGTCCGTTGTTCAACAAGAGCTAAGTATAGATATGCTGCTTTCATTATTGAGATCCTGCAAAAATAATCTACTAGTACCAGCTTTACCATCGACTTCAACACAAGAGAACGAGGAATCTAATGAGTCTAACCCAAATGGTTTCGAGTCTAGAAAACCTCAAACAGACGGTATCATTAGAGCCACCCGCAATGTCAGCAGAATCACAAGAACTTCCTTAGGAAGACCTGGAGGAGTTTCCTCAGGAAATAGCAATAGgaataacaaaacaagaaaccaAAGAGATAACAGATCAGCTAAAGCATCTGATGAAATAACTTTGAAGCACAATCAACCAGCAATGGAAGTTGCATCTGTGATGTTGCATTATAGATTCCCTAGCAGTTTTCTTGATAGAGCAGAGCAGTTCTTTTCAGCTGACATTTCCACTGCTGTTGATGGATAA
- the LOC101216553 gene encoding uncharacterized protein LOC101216553 isoform X4 yields MCRTNLVNKNPQNDRSNSKSHPPTGGSYAVYTQSNTENCVATSIGDDEGSHSPDKCMVRQDTEFPKSSVLHIADSNAGNEECEKVSHRDMPGVVQKIKWGDLEDDSLVLNNSANGVEIKFGNIGEVDLGVSEKNEVKHDLASLVSSSVDTQVSTLVAASVRDEEASDQTLLSTNEINSCQVSHQDINREFIEDLKVISNSEATVCSVIDGSNFKDTRNENTKPVDNHSSNFDFLFCEEAGTEAKVQKAIKVHEVENPVLHEAAGEPEISSLSLPVQNAESVSTKTSGHENSGGCSDSVEETQIEQGSGTHNVQVVSAPSEGATGESKERFRQRLWCFLFENLNRAVDELYLLCELECDLEQMKEAILVLEEAASDFKELNTRVEEFEEVKKLSSQSIDGMPITMKSDHCRPHALSWEVRRMTNSPHKAEILSSSLEAFKKIRQERANMLEASKKLPGNECLSPQCMDQMKKTSTINCVVHDAPDSASKAAGNKGVDLTPGSLSGKEKNTESLGSDKVNVAQNIRSRPQNSSSINSSKPPLAVKFKREQLESDVERLVSRRERALAEGTCEKTQKPVEHSKRQATVSEKDKEKEKRNMGARKSMDAWKEKRNWEDILSSSIRISSRVSHLPGMSKKSAERVRVLHDKLMSPDKKKKTSLDVKREAEEKHARAMKIRCELENERVQKLQRTSEKLNRVNEWQAVRTMKLREGMYARHQRSESRHEAFLAQVVKRAGDESSKVNEVRFITSLNEENKKIMLRQKLHGSELRRAEKLQVMKIKQKEDMAREEAVLERKKLIEAEKLQRLAETQRKKEEAHVRREEERKASSAAREARAMEQLRRKEERARAQQEEAELMAQKLAERLSESEQRRKFYLEQIRERASMDFRDQSSPLLRRYMHKDGPSRSATNNNVDEQGPSSSDLGSGLAMGKTTLQQHMKRRIKRIRQRLMALKYEFVETTNGAENVSIGYRTSIGTARAKIGRWLQELQKLRQARKEGAASLGLIIAEMIKYLDGRELELQASRQAGLLDFIASALPASHTSKPEACQVMIHLLKLLRVVLSASANRSYFLAQNLLPPIIPMLSTALENYIKIAASINAPGNGVQSSRTSIENFESSSEVLDGSLWTITTIIGHINPEGPQLQMWDGLLELLVAYQVIQRLRDLFALYDRPQVEGSPFPSSILLSIRLLVVLTSRPGTDSTINCVLPFSENLTGVESGIAISTMSRDFPRTGFTEDGIPLESGLNGGKILQNPKMTVDQLDESCEQKIKTGMIPIDGGQREPQTDCFIEANGVNLIQIDIQDEPQDGEIVLKPYVSQGDQKQHVDVVSDEGIKNVTKMKPPIAYLLSAISDTGIVGLLSLLTAVLLQANNRLSSEQPCRLKAMVSSCSCCLILFLASYILPSNFEDVATGVLKVLNNLAFLDLKFMQRVLARPDLKMEFFHLMSFLLSHCSSKWAAPSDPIGLLLLESLSILGHFALFHPGNQEVLRWGKSPTILHKVCDLPFVFFSDPELMPVLASTLVAACYGCEQNKSVVQQELSIDMLLSLLRSCKNNLLVPALPSTSTQENEESNESNPNGFESRKPQTDGIIRATRNVSRITRTSLGRPGGVSSGNSNRNNKTRNQRDNRSAKASDEITLKHNQPAMEVASVMLHYRFPSSFLDRAEQFFSADISTAVDG; encoded by the exons ATGTGCAGGACAAATCTTGTGAATAAAAATCCCCAAAATGACAGGTCAAACTCAAAGTCTCATCCTCCAACAGGAGGAAGCTATGCAGTATATACCCAAAGTAATACTGAGAATTGTGTTGCTACATCAATTGGAGATGATGAAGGTTCACATTCCCCTGATAAATGTATGGTCAGACAAGACACTGAATTCCCCAAGTCATCTGTTTTGCACATTGCAGATTCTAATGCTGGAAATGAAGAATGTGAGAAAGTCTCCCATAGGGATATGCCTGGAGTGGtccaaaaaatcaaatgggGTGATCTAGAGGATGATAGTTTGGTATTGAATAACAGTGCTAATGGAGTTGAAATAAAGTTTGGTAATATTGGAGAGGTTGATCTAGGTGTCTCTGAAAAAAATGAGGTTAAGCATGACTTGGCTTCACTCGTATCTTCATCCGTAGATACCCAAGTGAGCACATTGGTGGCAGCATCAGTCAGAGACGAGGAGGCCTCTGATCAGACTCTTTTGTCAACTAATGAGATCAATTCATGCCAAGTTAGCCATCAAGATATTAATAGGGAATTTATAGAAGATTTGAAAGTAATAAGTAATAGTGAAGCAACAGTCTGTTCTGTTATTGATGGTTCAAATTTCAAGGATACGAGAAATGAAAACACCAAACCTGTAGATAATCACagttcaaattttgattttctcttttgtgaAGAAGCTGGAACTGAGGCAAAAGTCCAGAAGGCTATCAAGGTACATGAGGTCGAAAATCCAGTGCTCCATGAAGCAGCTGGTGAGCCTGAGATTTCTAGCTTGTCATTGCCTGTTCAGAATGCTGAGTCAGTTTCAACTAAAACTAGTGGACATGAAAATTCAGGGGGTTGCTCTGATTCGGTTGAAGAAACTCAAATTGAACAAGGGAGTGGAACTCATAATGTGCAAGTTGTGAGTGCCCCCAGTGAAGGTGCGACAGGTGAGAGTAAAGAAAGGTTTAGGCAGCGGCTCTGGTGCTTCCTTTTTGAGAATCTTAATCGAGCTGTAGATGAACTTTATCTCCTTTGTGAACTGGAATGTGACTTGGAACAGATGAAAGAAGCCATTCTTGTTCTTGAAGAGGCTGCATCTGACTTTAAAGAGCTAAATACTAGGGTGGAGGAGTTTGAAGAGGTAAAGAAGTTGTCTTCTCAGTCTATTGATGGGATGCCAATCACTATGAAGAGTGACCATTGTAGGCCACATGCTCTCTCTTGGGAG GTTCGGCGGATGACAAATTCTCCTCATAAAGCAGAGATTTTATCGTCATCACTTGAGGCATTTAAGAAAATTCGGCAAGAGAGAGCCAACATGCTTGAAGCAAGCAAAAAACTTCCCGGGAATGAGTGTCTAAGTCCTCAGTGTATggatcaaatgaagaaaacttcTACAATAAATTGTGTAGTGCATGATGCTCCAGATTCAGCATCAAAAGCGGCAGGAAATAAAGGTGTAGATCTCACTCCTGGGAGCCTtagtggaaaagaaaagaatactGAGTCTCTTGGTTCTGATAAGGTTAATGTTGCGCAAAATATACGTTCACGACCACAGAATTCCTCTTCTATAAATTCATCAAAGCCACCTCTAGCTGTAAAATTTAAGCGAGAGCAACTTGAATCTGATGTAGAAAGGTTAGTTTCTAGAAGAGAAAGGGCTCTAGCAGAAGGCACATGTGAGAAAACTCAGAAACCTGTAGAACATTCCAAAAGACAAGCAACTGTTTCTGAAAAAGacaaggaaaaagagaagaggaaTATGGGTGCTCGAAAATCCATGGATGcatggaaagaaaagaggaactGGGAAGACATACTTTCATCATCCATACGTATTAGTTCTCGAGTTTCACATTTGCCAGGCATGAGCAAGAAAAGTGCTGAGCGTGTACGAGTGCTGCATGATAAACTAATGTCCCcagacaagaagaagaaaacttctTTAGATGTAAAAAGGGAGGCAGAAGAAAAGCATGCTCGTGCAATGAAAATTAGATGTGAACTAGAGAATGAAAGGGTTCAGAAACTGCAGCGTACTTCAGAGAAATTAAATCGTGTTAATGAATGGCAGGCTGTTCGCACTATGAAATTAAGGGAGGGAATGTATGCTCGCCACCAGCGCAGTGAATCTCGACATGAAGCTTTCCTAGCTCAAGTTGTGAAGAGAGCTGGTGATGAAAGTAGTAAGGTGAATGAGGTTCGTTTCATCACCTccttaaatgaagaaaataaaaagattatgCTGCGGCAGAAGCTTCATGGTTCTGAGTTGAGGAGAGCTGAAAAGCTTCAggtaatgaaaattaaacaaaaggaAGACATGGCTAGAGAAGAAGCAGTGTTAGAACGGAAGAAATTGATCGAAGCTGAAAAATTGCAGCGCCTTGCTGAAACACagaggaaaaaggaagagGCTCATGTTCGAAGGGAAGAAGAGCGGAAAGCATCTAGTGCAGCGAGGGAGGCGAGGGCCATGGAACAGCTACgaaggaaagaggaaagagCAAGAGCCCAACAAGAAGAAGCTGAACTCATGGCCCAGAAATTGGCTGAGCGACTTAGTGAAAGTGAACAGCGACGAAAGTTTTATTTGGAGCAAATACGGGAGAGGGCTTCTATGGATTTTAGGGACCAATCTTCACCCTTGCTGCGACGATATATGCATAAGGATGGTCCAAGTAGATCGGCAACTAATAACAATGTTGATGAGCAGGGGCCCAGTAGCTCTGACTTGGGTTCTGGTCTTGCAATGGGTAAGACAACATTGCAACAACACATGAAACGAAGGATCAAAAGAATTCGACAGAGGCTTATGGCTCTGAAGTACGAATTTGTTGAGACCACTAATGGAGCTGAAAATGTTAGCATTGGATATAGAACATCCATTGGAACTGCGAGGGCAAAAATAGGTAGGTGGCTTCAAGAACTTCAGAAACTTCGCCAAGCAAGAAAAGAAGGAGCTGCAAGTTTGGGGCTGATAATTGCTGAAATGATCAAG taCTTGGATGGCAGGGAACTTGAGCTGCAAGCTTCTCGTCAAGCTGGCTTACTTGATTTTATTGCTTCTGCCCTTCCTGCTTCTCACACATCTAAACCAGAAGCCTGTCAAGTGATGATACACCTATTAAAATTGCTTAGGGTAGTATTATCTGCATCAGCAAACAGAAGTTACTTTCTTGCACAGAATCTCTTGCCACCAATCATCCCAATGCTATCAACAGCCCTTGAGAACTACATTAAGATTGCAGCTTCTATTAATGCCCCTGGTAATGGGGTTCAATCAAGTAGAACGtctattgaaaattttgagtcGAGCTCTGAAGTACTGGATGGGTCTTTGTGGACTATCACAACGATAATTGGTCATATAAACCCAGAAGGGCCACAACTCCAAATGTGGGATGGTTTGCTAGAACTATTGGTTGCCTACCAGGTTATTCAACGGCTTCGGGATCTTTTTGCACTTTATGACAGACCTCAGGTGGAAGGGTCTCCATTTCCTTCTTCGATTCTTTTAAGTATACGTCTTTTGGTGGTTTTAACATCAAGACCTGGAACTGATAGTACCATTAATTGTGTATTACCATTTAGTGAAAATTTGACGGGGGTTGAAAGTGGAATTGCTATTTCTACCATGTCTAGAGATTTTCCTAGAACAGGTTTCACTGAGGATGGTATACCTTTAGAATCTGGGTTAAATGGGGGTAAAATcttacaaaatccaaaaatgaCCGTAGATCAACTGGATGAGTCATGTGAGCAGAAGATAAAGACTGGGATGATACCCATTGATGGTGGTCAGAGGGAGCCGCAGACTGATTGCTTTATTGAGGCAAATGGTGTTAATCTTATCCAGATCGATATTCAGGATGAACCACAAGATGGTGAAATTGTCTTGAAACCTTATGTATCCCAAGGGGATCAAAAACAACATGTGGATGTTGTATCTGACGAAGGGATAAAAAATGTTACGAAGATGAAACCACCAATAGCGTATCTATTATCTGCTATATCTGATACTGGAATTGTTGGTCTCCTGTCTTTACTAACAGCTGTATTGTTGCAAGCAAACAATAGATTATCATCCGAACAG CCATGCAGACTGAAAGCCATGGTTTCTTCATGCTCATGTTGCCTCATTCTCTTTTTG GCCTCATATATCCTTCCGTCTAACTTTGAAGATGTTGCTACTGGTGTGCTGAAGGTGTTAAATAATCTAGCCTTCTTGGATCTTAAATTTATGCAGCGAGTGCTA GCTAGACCAGACCTGAAAATGGAGTTTTTCCATTTAATGAGTTTCCTTCTCTCGCACTGCTCAAGCAAGTGGGCAGCTCCCAGCGATCCG ATAGGTCTTCTGCTTCTCGAATCTCTATCGATTCTTGGGCATTTTGCTTTGTTCCATCCTGGGAATCAAGAAGTCCTTCGCTGGGGAAAGAGTCCAACCATACTCCACAAG GTGTGCGACTTGCCGTTTGTGTTCTTCAGCGACCCTGAATTGATGCCAGTGTTGGCTAGTACCTTGGTTGCTGCCTGTTATGGGTGTGAACAAAATAAGTCCGTTGTTCAACAAGAGCTAAGTATAGATATGCTGCTTTCATTATTGAGATCCTGCAAAAATAATCTACTAGTACCAGCTTTACCATCGACTTCAACACAAGAGAACGAGGAATCTAATGAGTCTAACCCAAATGGTTTCGAGTCTAGAAAACCTCAAACAGACGGTATCATTAGAGCCACCCGCAATGTCAGCAGAATCACAAGAACTTCCTTAGGAAGACCTGGAGGAGTTTCCTCAGGAAATAGCAATAGgaataacaaaacaagaaaccaAAGAGATAACAGATCAGCTAAAGCATCTGATGAAATAACTTTGAAGCACAATCAACCAGCAATGGAAGTTGCATCTGTGATGTTGCATTATAGATTCCCTAGCAGTTTTCTTGATAGAGCAGAGCAGTTCTTTTCAGCTGACATTTCCACTGCTGTTGATGGATAA